The Clostridiaceae bacterium HFYG-1003 genome includes a window with the following:
- a CDS encoding aminodeoxychorismate/anthranilate synthase component II: MFYLIDNYDSFVYNLAADLEHMGHEVLVVRSDDVTTEQIRALNPNGLILSPGPKRPQDAAVCHKVLAEFQGLIPILGVCLGHQVIGQAFGGCVEKGQRPMHGKLSFLTHDGTGLFQGLPPRFQVTRYHSLVVTEKNLPPQLQVTARSEDDVIMALKHATLPIYGVQFHPEAVLTEYGTQLLANFCQICLQEKPDHAAH; this comes from the coding sequence TGGCGGCCGATCTGGAACATATGGGGCATGAAGTCTTGGTTGTGCGCTCAGACGACGTGACGACCGAGCAAATTCGAGCGTTGAATCCAAACGGTCTCATTCTTTCGCCGGGTCCGAAGCGGCCACAGGATGCAGCAGTCTGTCACAAGGTGTTAGCCGAATTTCAGGGATTAATTCCCATCCTGGGGGTTTGTCTGGGTCACCAGGTGATTGGGCAGGCCTTCGGGGGATGTGTGGAAAAAGGCCAGCGGCCGATGCATGGCAAACTGTCTTTCCTTACCCATGACGGAACCGGTCTGTTTCAGGGACTGCCGCCCCGCTTTCAAGTAACCCGGTACCATTCTCTGGTGGTTACAGAGAAAAATCTCCCTCCTCAGCTTCAGGTCACAGCCCGCAGTGAAGACGACGTGATCATGGCACTCAAGCATGCAACGCTGCCGATTTACGGCGTTCAGTTTCATCCCGAAGCCGTCCTGACAGAGTACGGAACTCAACTTCTTGCCAATTTCTGTCAAATCTGCCTCCAGGAGAAGCCAGACCATGCAGCTCATTAA